The Thalassolituus oleivorans MIL-1 genome includes the window TCGACGTACACGTCTTTTAGCGATACAAACAAACCAAAACCGGTTACCGCAGAAATAACGCCTTCGAATTCTTCGCCAACACGATCACGAATGTATTCGCATTTTAAGAAGTCTGTTACATCGCGAGTCGCGTCATCCGCACGACGTTCAGTCATGGAACACTGCTCACCAAACTGCACCATAGCCGCGAAATCGTACGGGTAAATATCTTTTGCCGCGATGGGCTTAGCACCGTCAACGCGACGCACATGATTACACTCACGCTCACTACGAATCACACTGCGAATACCGCGATGAACCAAGAGATCGGGGTAACGACGAATCGGCGAGGTAAAGTGGGTATAGGCTTTATACGCTAAACCAAAATGGCCTTCGTTTTCTGGGCTGTATACCGCTTGGCTAAGCGAGCGCAATAAAACCGTCTGAATTAAATGTGAATCAGGGCGGTTTTGGATTTGCTGCAACAAGGCCTGATAATCTTTTGGCGACGGGTCTTTGCCATGATTCATGCTTAAACCCATCTCACCTAAAAACTGCGCAAGGTTTTCTAACTTCTCAGCGCCGGGTCCGGCGTGTACGCGGTAGAGCGCAGGTACTTCGTAACGCTGGAAGAAATCCGCCGAACACACGTTAGCAGCAAGCATGCACTCTTCAATCAGCATGTGCGCATCGTTACGAGTGGTCGGTACGATTTCTTGAATTTTGCGCTCAGCATCAAACACAATGCGCGTTTCGACCGAATCAAAATCCATTGCACCGCGAACTTCACGTTGCTCGCGTAAAATTTTAAATAGGCTATAAAGCTCTTCTACATGAGGAACGACCGAATGAAATTGCTGACGCAATTGCAACTGAGTTTCAACGTCGTCATCTTCACCGAGGGGTTTTAAGATGTCCCATACTTTATTGTAGGTCAGACGCGCATGGGAGTGGATAACCCCTTCCATGAACTTATAACCAGAAATACGACCCCCTTTTGAGATCGTCATTTCACACACCATGACCAAACGATCGACCTGCGGATTTAACGAGCATAATCCGTTGGATAGTTTCTCTGGCAACATAGGCACAACAAAGCCGGGAAAATACACGGAATTACCGCGATTATGTGCTTCTTTGTCGAGCGGCGACCGAACACCAACATAATGTGAAACATCGGCAATGGCGACGTATAGACGCCAGCCACCCGTGCTTTTGTTTTTCTCACAATAGACAGCGTCATCAAAGTCGCGTGCGTCTTCACCGTCAATGGTAACAAACGGCAAGTCACGTAAATCAATACGGCGTGCTTTATCGCCTTCTTGAACTTCGGCAGGAATGCCTTCGGCCTGAGTGAGAACATCCGCAGGCCAATCGTGAGGAATATTATGACTGCGAATCGCTACGTCGATTTCCATTCCGGGAGCCAAGTGCTCACCTAAAACTTCAACCACTTCTCCCATCGGCAATCCTTTTGCGGAAGGCTGACGAGTAATCTGCACCACCACGAACTGACCATGTTCGGCACCATTACGGCAATCCGACGGCACTAATACTTCTTGCGACACACGTTTGTTATCAGGCTGCACTGTGCCAACACCCGATTCTTCAAAATAACGACCAACTATTTGTTGGGTATTTTGCTCTAACACCTCAACGATACGTCCTTCTGGGCGACCACGACGGTCTAAACCCATAATCTGTACGGTAACCTTGTCGCCATGAAACACACGACGCATTTGGCTATTTGATAAATACACATCATCGGCACCATCGCGCAATACAAAACCAAAGCCATCGCGATGCCCATGCACGGTACCTTTCACGAGGTCGACTTTTTTCATTGGCATGTATTGGTTGCGACGATTACTGATCATTTGACCATCGCGGCACATGGCGATTAGACGACGGCGCAAGGCTTCGATGCGATCTTCGTCGGTTTCTTGCAGAGCCGCGCAGACATCGCTGTGCGTCATCGGGCTGCCATTTTGCTCAATTAAGGCAAGTAAAGCATCGCGGCTGGGAACTGGATTTTCGTATTTTTCTGCCTCAAGCGCAGCATTCGGATCGTGAATTGGGCTTTGCTTAGGTTTTTGGGAATCCGTCAAGTTACGGCTCCTATCTGATAGTTACACTGA containing:
- the rnr gene encoding ribonuclease R, whose amino-acid sequence is MTDSQKPKQSPIHDPNAALEAEKYENPVPSRDALLALIEQNGSPMTHSDVCAALQETDEDRIEALRRRLIAMCRDGQMISNRRNQYMPMKKVDLVKGTVHGHRDGFGFVLRDGADDVYLSNSQMRRVFHGDKVTVQIMGLDRRGRPEGRIVEVLEQNTQQIVGRYFEESGVGTVQPDNKRVSQEVLVPSDCRNGAEHGQFVVVQITRQPSAKGLPMGEVVEVLGEHLAPGMEIDVAIRSHNIPHDWPADVLTQAEGIPAEVQEGDKARRIDLRDLPFVTIDGEDARDFDDAVYCEKNKSTGGWRLYVAIADVSHYVGVRSPLDKEAHNRGNSVYFPGFVVPMLPEKLSNGLCSLNPQVDRLVMVCEMTISKGGRISGYKFMEGVIHSHARLTYNKVWDILKPLGEDDDVETQLQLRQQFHSVVPHVEELYSLFKILREQREVRGAMDFDSVETRIVFDAERKIQEIVPTTRNDAHMLIEECMLAANVCSADFFQRYEVPALYRVHAGPGAEKLENLAQFLGEMGLSMNHGKDPSPKDYQALLQQIQNRPDSHLIQTVLLRSLSQAVYSPENEGHFGLAYKAYTHFTSPIRRYPDLLVHRGIRSVIRSERECNHVRRVDGAKPIAAKDIYPYDFAAMVQFGEQCSMTERRADDATRDVTDFLKCEYIRDRVGEEFEGVISAVTGFGLFVSLKDVYVEGLIHISSLANDFYQFDSIKHRLTGERTRRSFRLGDSIWIRVVGVNLDDRKVDFELATSPENKGKAGVDAPTPARSPRRRSAGGKEETLKPSKRPARSGAAKPNAGAKPKAGAAKADVGGKPAAKSKKKKPSKRQKLNAKKAPTAGAQPAAKKPARKKPAAKK